AGTGAAGCGAGGGTCGGGCTGACGGAGGACGGCGTGGCCATAACCGGGGACGACACGGCCGCTCTTGAGGGTCGACCAGAGGTAGTCCTGGATCTCCTTGTCCGAGGGGTTGTTGCCAACGGCCTTCTGGAGCTCAAGCGACCAGCCGAGCACCTCCTGGTTGGCGAGACCGTGGAGGGGACCAGCGAGACCGTTGAGGGCAGCCGAGTACGACAGGTAGGGGTCCGACAGGGCCGAGCCGACCAGGTGGGCGGTGTGGGCCGAGACGTTACCACCCTCGTGGTCACCGTGGATGGCAATGTAGAGACGGAGGTAGTCAATGAGACCCTCCGAGTCACCAAAGCCGATCTGGTGCGAGTAGTTCTCGATCAGGTCCTTCGAGGGGTCGATGGTCTGCTGACCGTCACCCTTGCCGAAGACGTTGAAGTAGATGCGGGAGGCAATAGCGGGGAGCTTGGCGATCAGGTCAAGCGAGTCCTCCAGGGTAGGCTGCCAGTACTCGGTCTTCTTGACACCGCGCGAGTAGGCATCAGCGAACTTCGAGTCGTGGTTAAGGGCAGCGGTGGCAGCCGAGAACTGAGTCATGGGGTGCAGCGTCTTGGGGAAGCTGTCGATGATCTTCTCCAGGTAAGTGGGGAGCTTGCCGCGGGCAGCGAGGTCCTCCGAGAGGGTCTTGACCTCCTCCTTGGTGGGGACCTTGCCGGTAAGCAGAAGCCAGAGCATCGACTCGGGCAGCATCTCCTTACCCTTGTGGCCGATGTCAGCGGCGGTGGGGAGCTCCTTCTGGCACTGGGGAATGCTCTTGCCGTGGAAGGTGATGCCGCTCTCCGAGTCGAGCACCGAGCCCTCCCAGAGCATGCACTTCAGGCCACGCATACCACCGATCAGGTGGCTCACCTGAACATCACCAAGCTTCGTGTCAGAGTACTTGGACTtgatctcggcgagctgctcacgcTTCTCGGGGACGATCTCCTCAACAGCCTGGCTGAGGGTCTTGGACGAGGCGAAACGCACCGTCGAAGCCGAGGCGGCAGCGAactggcgcggcgccgcagcggaACGGAGGGCAGCGCGGGGGATAGACAGAGAAAGCATTGCGATGGTTCGGGGGAGCTAAGGCCTTGAAGATTGAGCGAGTATATAAGTAGATCAAATCTATCGCAGCCAATCACCGGTCGACTCGGGTGTACGGCATCCGGGTGCCAGCACAGACCGGTACCGTGCGTCCCCGCCGTCGGCCGGAAACCGGCGGACATCGCGAAAAGTGGaggtcgtgcagctgcCCCGCAGACATCACGTGGCTGTCCACCGCGATCGTCGAGGACGCACAAGCACGGACCCGCTGCCCCACAaatgcgcagcacggcagAGGATGCGCTGCCGTTGAGCGTGTTGTTATTGCGCGAGCCTGTCAGTGTGTTGCAGGGCACAGATGCGTACCATGATGCGTTTGGGTCTTTTTGTCTGCCGTCGTTCGCGCTTTCCGCTTTGGAATCGggcacctcgacgccgcgcacgccctaCCAACCCATTCAGACGCCCGAGGGCGGGGATGGAAAACTGTTCTTGCCTTCGAGCCCAGTGATGGAACGGTCGTTTGTGCCTAGCTACCACTCCTTCCAAAATAATTCCTACTTGATGACGCACCACTCCGCACCAGAATCGGATCACGACGATGCCAAAGACCGTGAGTATTGCATTGTCAGCTTTCCGATCCTCTCGCACTCGCTCCAAAACATCAAGGAACTGTCGGATCGTATTCTAGGGGCCGTCGATGGTAAATACAAGTACGACGGCGTGGTGATTACGAGCAAACGGGCTGTCCAGGCATGGGTCGAAGCGTGCAAAACCGTCGCAGGGATAATGCAGAAGCGCCCTGTACTCGACCCACCGTGTGAGCGGATCTGGGCCGAGGTACCTTTTTACGTCGTGGGGCCGGCAACGGCCAAGAGTCTCTCGTCTTCGCCCCTCGCCCCGATGCTACAGCCGAGCGAAATTGTAGGCGCGACAGATACGGGCacgggcgaggcgctggcaCGCATCATGGCGCAGCGGTTTGCAGAGAAGCCAACGCAAACGCAGCGTCTCTTGTACCTCGTGGGAAACAGACATTCGCTCACGCTGCAAGAGACGCTCACCGAGCTCAAGGCCCCGGTCGAGCTGGACGAACTCTGTGTGTACTCCACCGAAAAAGATGCCAAGTTTGAGTCGCACTGCCGGATGCTTGCGCAAGAGCTTCCCCGCCAGATTCCCACAcccggcacgcgcagccCGGTGACTTTAAAGCACCGGGGACTCGCCTTGACCGGCTTGGATACCGACGACCCCGCACGGGTGGCCAAGCTCTTGGAAAAAAAGACGGAGTCGCTGGGCGAGCCGGTGAATTTGCTGAGCCCGACCGGGCAAGCGCCCAGCTGGATCGTCTTCTTTTcgccgtcgggcggcgATCATGCCTTGCCCGAGCTGCGTACGCGCGGCTGGGTGCCGCAGCCCGACGAGGGAGCGAGTAGTGGCAAGCCGATGCCCAAAATCGCATGCATCGGCCCTACGACCTCGGAGTgggtgcgcgagcgactcgggTGTGCGCCAGACGCTGTTGCACAGCGCCCGACGCCTGCCTCCTTGCGAGAGGCCATTGTATGTGCAGAATATGGTGTGTAGAATAAACTAGGCAGCTACCTGTGTCGTTTGCGTTGGTGTGTGCCACATGTACCACTGTACAATGATCACGAGATCAAATACCAGGGTTCCACACGCGCCCAAGAGGAAGGGAAGGCTCTCCATCAGGAATGCCTCACGCTGGGGGCCCACGGCTTTCGGGTTGGAAAGGATGCTGACTGAGTACAGCAAGTTGGCAAAAAAGGCCGAGACAAACAGCAACAGCGACAGGCCCTTGACCGAGCGCCGCTGGAAGTTGGTCCAGATCTGCGGCAGGCGTGACGTCATGTACAGGAGGGTGCACACCCACGCCGAGATACGGCCCACCAGCTGACTGAAGGACAGCCGcggacggcggcggcgcgaccgGTGGTTGTGCATCGTCGCCACCTCTGGCATGTATAGCAGCACAGGATGCCGGGGCGACGCAATATGTATGGTATCCTGCGTGCGCCAGCTGTCCTCTAGCATGCCCAGCTCGCTCACCGAGGCATTGCTCAAGGACGTGACCGGGGCGGTGCTCAGCACCGTCGTCTCGCCCCCGCCAGTCTCGACGAGGTTCGAGCGAAAAGGGCCGAATGCGAAGAGGCCATagacgccgagcaggaccatggccgagccgcggcgcgtcgtgctggGGTTAGGGGCAAGGAgacgcttgcgctggagatgcggcgcgggcgccaaAGCACGCCCGctctcgtcgtccgagccCGGACCGACCATGCTACCTGCGAGCGACCCTGGCTCTTCCACCGGtagagcgaggcgctctcgccggcgcccgcgtgcgagcgactcggtggTGGACGATTCCATGTCCGACGGCCAAAACGACTCGTCCTGCTGAGCGCTCGGACGGCGTGAGCTCTGGGACTGCGCGCGGTCCTCCTTAAAGTGCGGCGTGCTGTGCGAGCGGTGGCCATTCAGGCCACGGACGACCCACGCGTCCGAAGACCGTGCCCGCTTCGACTGCGGCCGGTAGGCGACGACCGGGGCGTGgtgccgcgacgagcgcgtcgcacgcgagttcgagcgcagcgagtgacgtccgccgcgtcggtACTTGGCCACCAAGAGTGGCGTACGCTCCGACACAAACGAGTCCCGATCGTGGGACGGCTTCGCGGAAGGCTTCCCGTACGCTGCGTCAGCTGAACAACGTACCCCAAAATTGCGCGCAGAGGCAAAGATCGACACTCAGCATGTACGCAGCAATGACAATTTGCATAGGCAGCTGGTGCGTAAGGATCGAACCGACAAGGTTGGTCAGGTCGCCGGCGGTCCACTGTAGCAGGAAAACAGCCGAAAGACCATCGACACTTTTCGTCTTGTAATTGGTATATAATTGACTGCGTTAGAAGACAAACACGTACGGGGATTGGGCAAAGATCCAAACAATCAAACTCGCGGTGCCCGAGAGATGCGAGAGCGTCTCACGGCCCACCGCCGCCCACATGGCTGGAGGTGGAAGTGTCAGTGCGTCCGTTGGGACCTGGCGAGTGCACGTGACCGTCCCTGAGCGCACGCCAGCATGAACCGTCGTACTGCTGGGGCGCCggatcggcacgcgctgctgACTGCGCACTCGTACCCCGCGTCTACGTCATCTGCGCGGCTCGTATCGCCTGCTGTGTCCGAGTATAGCACGCCGCTTCGCACTGCGTCGCCGTACGAGAACCCCTatggcgacgcgcgtgccacggacggcgcgccgaaggAGGCGGGCGGTGGCTTTGTAAGTCTCTTTCAAggcacggccgcgcagcagcggaGCGCTGCTGATTTAGAAGAGCAGAACGACTCGCGCCTGGATGCGCTGAGTGAGCGGATCAAGATGCTGAAAGACGTAGGTCGATCTGCTTACCTAGATTTCTACGGGGATTGGCAACGAAGTGCGCGACTCGACAGCGGATATGAACTCGCTGAATGACGTCTTTTCGAATGCGTCGGCCTTATTGGGCTCGACCTTTACGCGTATGAATGCCATGGCCCGGAGCCAGCGGGGATGGTTCTGCAATATGATGCTCTTCTTGATCCTGGTGATCTGGATCTTTGTACGTCCCCTTGCTCACACAGGTCATTTTATGGTGGTGGAGGCGATAGATGCCGTTCGTACATAATCTACACAGGGCGCACCAGGCTAGTTGGTCGCCGTTTGTCCATCGGAATCGGTGGTCGAGATACCAATCCCTTTGCACGATTGGAAGACGGGCAAGCAGGACAGGTACCTGCACCAGGTACACGCCTGCCGCGGGTCTTCACTGCGGTAAAAGTTTAGGCCGAGAGCCACAAAGTAGGCCACCAGCAGGCCCAGGCCGATCAGCCGCAGCACCCAGGTCCCGATCATGTGTGAGCGCGTAGCATGGATGGACGGGGCAAAGaagaggccgccgaggatTCCGATGCAGAACCCGCCAATGTGCGAAAAGTTGTCGATGCCCGGCAAGAGCCCTAGGCCCAGGCCGATGATGGAAAAGATGGTCGAGGTCACAATGCGTGTCCGTGCCCGATTTTCCTGCGTCAGAATAGGGACGTACGTATTTCGAGTTGTAGATCAAGTCCACAATCTCGAGACTGATACACGTATAAatcgagcccgaggcgccaAGTGCGGGCTGCCCGATCAACCCAAAattgccgccgagcaggttGCCGCCAATGCCCCCGGCCACAAACACCACCGTGTACGCCACGGAGCCAATCAACTTTTCAATTTGGCAGCAGAGCGTGAGGAGCACAAGCAGGTTAAAGAGGATATCTGGGTGAGGATGCGCCACGTACGGACAATGCCGGAATGTACAAACTGGGTTAGCATGCGTACGTACGATTGCCGACACAAAGCGGTAGGATTGATTGGGATTGCTCGCATCCGCTAGGCCACAAATTTCGGCCAGAGGACAGAGTTGGTTCGGCGTAAAGGTGGTTTGAGACGACGTCGTGTATTCCAGACACGGCAGCCTGTTGGTCGCAGGAAGACCAGGCATGCTCCGCATGCAAGGTACAAATCGTGCGCCAAACGAGATGAGAAACTCGGCAGAGGGACCCAGCATCGGCTGGATTTGGGGGTGCGTCTGTATTGCTTGCCCAGTCGTCTGTTTTGCAATGATCAGCTCGGCGATAAAGGCGCCCGTCATGCCAAGGCTGTGTGAGGAATAGAGACGTACGCAAGGAACCAGCTCACGAGCGGCAGGGACtggcgcccgccgccacGTTGCCGATGATCAATCTGGCGCTGCAACAGCTCAGGATTCGACCACGCAAACTTGCCCGGCTTGCGCGGTAGGCCTTCGTCTGTCGAATTGGGCATCCAGTTGGACATGAGTGTGGGATGGTGTTCGTCGTAGCCCATGGGATGATGAAGCTgtcgcgcctcgtcgtcttcgtctTCGGCAAAGTTCATCGTACTTCCGTGCTTGGCAAGGGGCAGTTCCGAGTCACTGCCCCATGCGCCACCGTAATGCGGTGGGGAGTAGTGGGTGCCATGACGAGCCGAGGACATGGATCCGCCATCCGGCCCCGCCGCGGTCAGATAAGGCGCTTCCGAGATCCCTGATGCCGAATCAAAGGCACCTGGCCCTTTCGGGTGCATGACGCCAGTCTCGTACACGCCATCGCCTGCATGTTGCAAGTGGTAGACACTGTCACTGTCGCCTCCGTATTGCGTGAGCTGCGTCTCATAGGGCGACTCTGTGGCAGGGGCACGATTCGCATGTAGGTGCTGCTGCACGGATGAGAATAGATCCGCGTCGCTACTCATCGCAGTCACACACCGATCAAAAATCCACCCACCCCGCCAGACGGCCGTGTTGTTGCGGAATtccaggcgccgcacggaTGCCACGCGGAACACAGCCTAAGCCAACACTTGGCTTAATTCGAAACACACCCCCTCCACTTTCCTCCACGCTGCGGTGATTGGCACAAAGCATGGCGCACGATgcatgcagcgccgcactTGCAGTCCAGGACAAGGCCAAgggcgcaggcgatggTGCCCCGCGCGACACGATCCTGCGTGtgaagcgcaagcgcgatgAAGATCCGATTGACGCTTTtgtcgtgcagctcggGACAGTGCCGGGCGCAAAGCAGCCTCGCCCGACAGCGCGGGGGGGGCAAGAGCCTGGCATGTTTCGGCTCCGCGAAACGGTGCCGAAACCCCTGAATGATGCTGCGCGTGTGATTGAAGCAGAATGGGATGCAAGCCGCCGAAAAATCGCTATTAAGCGGAAGCGCGATGGCCACGAGGAGGATGATCAGGCCCAGCGGAAAAAGACGTGGACAGCGTCCAGCACAAGTCCATCGAGGATGGATCACTTTGCGGAAATGTTGTCTGATTATTTAAAACGTACGTTGCTTTTCTCACGCAGTCCAGCCCAGCCAGGCCGAACCAAGCAAGGAAGCCGAAAAATATGTGTACGATATCTATTATCGCGAGACGGTGCCGCTGCACTGGAAACTCCCTGCCAACAAGGAGGAATCGAAAAAGGCCGTGGAAAAGCATAAGCCCCCGGCAATCGGCCGCGTTGCACGCGTTGGACCGCCACAGGTCGGGCGCGCGTCCGAGCCGGCCAAGGCTTCGTATTCTCCTGTCCCTCTGCCGCGGCACACGCCttcggcgacgagcgcgccgggcttTGAACATCTGAGTGCACTCAGCACCGAGCATGCGCCCGACTGGGAAGAAGACTGGGACGAAGCCGACTTTATCCCTGTCTTCTTGCGGCCGAGCGTGGACGAAGAAGGACGCACGACCGTCGTGCCAATTTCGTCGACCGGGCAGCGCCTAGCAGAGGCACAGCTCGTGCACGAAGAACTACGTGCTCCGCCCTCAATGCtgggcgaggacgaggacagCAACGACGAGGATTACTTTGGCAACGACTACCCTGATCGCGACGAATGGGAAGAGAACAGCGATACGTCGGAGGAGCCTGATTCTTAAGATAATCTACACAACTTGCTAGTCTATACCCATAAAACACGACCATCGCCTACTCAGCAGCGGCAAGGTGATTAAAGAGCCCAGACCACGTAGGGGAAGGGGGTGCTAAATATTTACGCGGTCCATGCAGCAGGGTGCATGGCCGGGAGGGGCGATGAGCTCCCCCAATCATTTTGCGAGCCATCAATTGATGTGGGCGTATCCCCTCGCGGATTGCCACCTTTGCGCGTGCGAAGGTGCACACCCATATAGTGACGATTTTTATCATGTTTTCGTGCAAATCGCTTGCCGCATGTCTCAATTGGACAAACGAAAGGTTTGAGGCGGTTCTCGATGGCCTCATGCGTAGTGATATGCATCTTGCGGTTGTAAGCCCGCTCGAACATCTTGTGACAGATGGGACATTCGTACAAGCGTGAAGACGAATTGTGCTTGTTGCGTGCTGCGCCAAGCTCGGCCATGgaagccgccgagcgcttgGAGGCGGGCGCATGCGCTGTGGCGCTCGGACTTCCTCGTGATACAGCAAGCGAGACAGTGGCAAGCCCCGTTTGGACGACCGCCTCTTTGCTGATCACAGGTTTGACCACTGAAACAAGCGGATCCGCCCCTTGAGTCGGCATGGCCGTCGAGTAAATTTGGCGGAAGGAGTCCTGAAAAAGGTCCATAGGCACGTCCGTCCGGGGAGGCGGCGTTTGCGGTATCGGATTGCCTTGCATCGGAAGGATACAAGGCATGCTTGATAATGTCTGCATAGGCGCTTGTGCATTGGTCTTCGCGACGGCCGTGGCCATTTGCGTCAGCGGGACTGCCTGCGACAGAAAACCGTATAAGTCGTGCTCAGGATTTGACATGAGCGAGAAAGAATCCGAAGTAAAGTCTCCGGATAGCGGATTCATAGTGGTAAAGTTATGCCGCACTAGGTTTTCACCTACCGCCTGCGAACCCATCCGGCTGCCAAGGTTTTGGGAGTAGGATTCGTAAACACCAAACGAGAGCGACGTAGGACTAGGAAGCAGTTCTGGGACTGGTGCCGTATTCATCCCTTCATCCATAGGCTTGCCGCTGGATACCGTAGGTGGGAGCATCAGAGGGAAGTCCGAAGCTTCCGACAATGTTGAAATGGTATCAGACAAGGTTGGGTGGGCCATGTCGCACATCGCCAGCTCGAGAAAGGGGTCCTTTTCGAAGATGGGGTTCATGACGTCTTCTGTAATAGAGATTTTCGACGCAATGCGAGCGTCGAACTCGTACATTTGGTCAGGCGTGATTGAAGGCGGGAACGCAATTGGAGTCGCACAGACGTCTTGGTCTACAGCAGGCACACTGTCAtaccgaggccgaggatgAAACGACCACTTTCCACGAGATATATCTTCGTATAGGACACTCGTGGAAGCTTCCATGGGAAAAAAGAGAGCAGAAGCTCCCTAAGCCTTTACGGTTAGGCTAGATCCCCTCGCTAATCGGCAATGGTAAAAGCGCAAGGGCCTAGTGCACCCCTTGCCCTTTCGGCCGAATACTGGTTTTAATTTGAACGTGGTAGGCGATCTTCATACCCGTGCCGGATATATCGCGCGCAATGACGCGGAGAATGTCACGAGGAAAGCATATTGTCAAAAAGCCCGCCAACGCGACGGGAATGTATGGGGGAATTCTACAAGGAGAGAGAAGGGATCATACGAGGAAAACTTGGGTCGACCAACACAGATCGCCTGCGCTTGGGTTCAACAATATTTTTTCCGAGATTCACCCCGGCAGTGTCGGTGTTAGGCGTGGCTGTGTCCAAAGATGCAGATTTAGAGAGAGAATGAGCGTGGGCTCCGCAATAGCGGCGACCACCAAGGTCGTAATAGTCATCGAGCATCAGGCCGCAAGATTGGCCCTGTACGTCGACATAGGTGCATGTGAAGCAGCCTTCGTGGTATTTGCTGCCGTTTGCCTCGCGGTATATGCCTTCGATGCCTCGTTGACACGTGGCGCAAAGGGTATCGCACTTTTCGTGGTAATGTTGGTAGCAATAGGGCTCGTCCTGGAACACGTAGAACTCTTCATAACGCAGGCTCCGAGGGCATACTGTGCATTGGAAGCACTCGGGATGGTATACGCCACTGAGTTtgccgtcggcgctgcgcaacttGCTGCGCTGAATTAGTTTATGACAACGACGACAATCGAGCGGATTTTGGCTCTCAGCTTCCGTGCTAGTCGAAATGGGCACGTCTGTCGGCAAAAGATCGGCAGAGAGCCGGCTGTCCAGCCAAGCTTCAACAGTGAGATTGTCTGCATCGCTCTCATCGTCCTCAGCTTCGTCAGCAGGAAGCTTGGGTGAAGTCGAACGTATAGGTGCCTCATCAGGGACGTCTTTTAAAACGTTGGGCAGCTCCTTGACTGTTTCTGTATCCGAGACAGCAGGTTCGACGTGGAGCCGGGGCATGCCCATATGGGACGGAGCACGTGGTCCGCCATTATGAGTCTGGCGACGAGTAGCATACGACACGGTAGAGTAACGCGATGCACCGTCAATGGACTCATCCTCGCTCGAATCGTCAAAGCTGCCGTCATTCCACATGAATGCATCGATGGCATCCAAGGCCGACTGACGCATTGCAGTGTCCGAAGGCGGCGGCATTAGCGTGTTTTGTCTCGGTTCGGATGGTCTTCCTGGTAAGTTTTCCGGTTTCGTTTGCACAGAGGGAGGGCTGAACCGAGCATCGACActggtcgtcggcgtcacAAGGCTCtgcgtcgaggtcgtggcCGAGTCCCACATGTCGCGCGATTCAGGCCAGCCGGGTTGTGGCTCTGGGGACGCCGCAAATCCGGTAGAGGGTACTGGAGACAAAGACGCATTCATCGTCGGAGGCGCGCCCAAGCTGGCTACCGACGGCGACGGGGAGGACACTTCGAATTGTGGCTTCGGCATAGGTACATTGTCCAACAAAGTAGGCGCAGAATGCATTCCCGGAGACCCTGCGAGTTGGTAGTGCCCATTGTTCCGAGATAATGTCTGTACAGTCAATTGTGGGCGCTTCGGCGTCCCTTGCGACGAAGACGATGATCGGGGCTTGGtctgccgaggcgccggaaTGTGCCGCCGGATAATATGCATGTCTAGTGGCTCGGGCGGTGTGCGCATGCCGTCCGGAGGGATCATGAAATGGTTGTACCGCGGCTTCTGTAAAACCGGTGTCGGTGTCGCGACACGAAACCCATAGGGGTCATCCACCACTTTGGCAAAGCGGGGAAAGCGACCACAGCTCAGGCGTGTGTGGGAGAGAAGAGACGACTGATCGTCTTCGTGGGGAAACCATTCAGACCGTGTCGTGCTCGACTTCATGACGGGCGATGACATAGTTGACAGAGAATGCATGCTGTCGTCTCCGAGCTGGAGTCGTTGGACCCCTACACCCGCAAAGTTGGTGCTAGATGGAAGGCCCTCATCATCCATGGACCCCATCATTGCGCACCTCACCGATTCTATGTCAATGAGAAAGCGACGTTGACACGCTTAACGGACAAAGACTGCGCTACGCGGACAAAGTTTGATAAACTCAATCGCGCGGCCTTCCGTCCTTTAGACGTGCAGGCCGTCTGACGTACAGGTTCTTGTTGCACGACACGCGCAGATTCTGCACACGCTTGGCAGCCGGTTGATCTCTTGGTGGTCAATCCCCCTTGCAGGCTTTTCGCGTTCCAACACCCAATTCGGGGAAATTGGACTGCGCAGCCAATGGGACAGAATTTTAGGCACGCGACAGGGTCCCGGACGAGGGACCTGAATAAAGTGCCGGTGACACTTACGTCATTTATATGCAGGAAGCTGCCTATGTGCGTTCCTGTGCGTCGCTGTAAAACGCACGTCGGCAAGAGCAAAAAGACATAATAGTACAGGATGTGGGGAACACGCAACATCATCACTGCAGCAGACGCGTCGACACGACAGGGGAGGTAGGAAACGAGCAGGAGCTCCTCGCTTGGCAGCATGGATTAACGTAGAGATGATAGACATGAAGTTGAAGCACGTGGCAAGTGGAACTTGAATTCATCAAGATTGCGATCCGGGCCTATGCGCTcagcgcacctcggcatgCGACTGAGTCCGCGCGTCTGACTCGGGCGCATGGTCACCCGAGTAGACGGGCTGCACATTGCTATGGCCCTGAGAAGAGGGCATAGGCTCAGAAATCTTAGGACGCTTCATCATCTTCATGTCGTCCAAAGCGAAATTTTGCGCGCCGAAACCACCCGAGGGGAACGAATCAGAAGGGCCGTGGCCGCTCGCGTTGGTCATCGCAGCATGGCCGCCACCGCTCGGCGTTCCCGCGGTCTGTTGCGAGTTCTGCTCCGAGTCCTGGTGAGAGGCTTCCGAGGGCGACTGGCTGTAGTCGTCATTGGGGCGCTTCATACCCGAGATccggcggtgcgtgccATTCG
This sequence is a window from Malassezia japonica chromosome 5, complete sequence. Protein-coding genes within it:
- a CDS encoding uncharacterized protein (EggNog:ENOG503P1GY; COG:S; TransMembrane:4 (o71-92i357-375o395-415i435-455o)), whose amino-acid sequence is MWAAVGRETLSHLSGTASLIVWIFAQSPQLYTNYKTKSVDGLSAVFLLQWTAGDLTNLVGSILTHQLPMQIVIAAYMLSVDLCLCAQFWAYGKPSAKPSHDRDSFVSERTPLLVAKYRRGGRHSLRSNSRATRSSRHHAPVVAYRPQSKRARSSDAWVVRGLNGHRSHSTPHFKEDRAQSQSSRRPSAQQDESFWPSDMESSTTESLARGRRRERLALPVEEPGSLAGSMVGPGSDDESGRALAPAPHLQRKRLLAPNPSTTRRGSAMVLLGVYGLFAFGPFRSNLVETGGGETTVLSTAPVTSLSNASVSELGMLEDSWRTQDTIHIASPRHPVLLYMPEVATMHNHRSRRRRPRLSFSQLVGRISAWVCTLLYMTSRLPQIWTNFQRRSVKGLSLLLFVSAFFANLLYSVSILSNPKAVGPQREAFLMESLPFLLGACGTLVFDLVIIVQWYMWHTPTQTTQVAA
- the HEM4 gene encoding uroporphyrinogen-III synthase (COG:H; EggNog:ENOG503P1VK; BUSCO:EOG092634MM); protein product: MTHHSAPESDHDDAKDREYCIVSFPILSHSLQNIKELSDRILGAVDGKYKYDGVVITSKRAVQAWVEACKTVAGIMQKRPVLDPPCERIWAEVPFYVVGPATAKSLSSSPLAPMLQPSEIVGATDTGTGEALARIMAQRFAEKPTQTQRLLYLVGNRHSLTLQETLTELKAPVELDELCVYSTEKDAKFESHCRMLAQELPRQIPTPGTRSPVTLKHRGLALTGLDTDDPARVAKLLEKKTESLGEPVNLLSPTGQAPSWIVFFSPSGGDHALPELRTRGWVPQPDEGASSGKPMPKIACIGPTTSEWVRERLGCAPDAVAQRPTPASLREAIVCAEYGV
- a CDS encoding protein S-acyltransferase (MEROPS:MER0015659; EggNog:ENOG503NVP0; COG:T; TransMembrane:7 (i71-93o180-203i210-230o242-261i273-292o298-315i327-348o)): MNFAEDEDDEARQLHHPMGYDEHHPTLMSNWMPNSTDEGLPRKPGKFAWSNPELLQRQIDHRQRGGGRQSLPLVSWFLALGMTGAFIAELIIAKQTTGQAIQTHPQIQPMLGPSAEFLISFGARFVPCMRSMPGLPATNRLPCLEYTTSSQTTFTPNQLCPLAEICGLADASNPNQSYRFVSAIFVHSGIVHILFNLLVLLTLCCQIEKLIGSVAYTVVFVAGGIGGNLLGGNFGLIGQPALGASGSIYTCISLEIVDLIYNSKYENRARTRIVTSTIFSIIGLGLGLLPGIDNFSHIGGFCIGILGGLFFAPSIHATRSHMIGTWVLRLIGLGLLVAYFVALGLNFYRSEDPRQACTWCRYLSCLPVFQSCKGIGISTTDSDGQTATN
- a CDS encoding citrate (Si)-synthase (COG:H; EggNog:ENOG503NU5Z), translated to MLSLSIPRAALRSAAAPRQFAAASASTVRFASSKTLSQAVEEIVPEKREQLAEIKSKYSDTKLGDVQVSHLIGGMRGLKCMLWEGSVLDSESGITFHGKSIPQCQKELPTAADIGHKGKEMLPESMLWLLLTGKVPTKEEVKTLSEDLAARGKLPTYLEKIIDSFPKTLHPMTQFSAATAALNHDSKFADAYSRGVKKTEYWQPTLEDSLDLIAKLPAIASRIYFNVFGKGDGQQTIDPSKDLIENYSHQIGFGDSEGLIDYLRLYIAIHGDHEGGNVSAHTAHLVGSALSDPYLSYSAALNGLAGPLHGLANQEVLGWSLELQKAVGNNPSDKEIQDYLWSTLKSGRVVPGYGHAVLRQPDPRFTALSKFCETRPELNDDPIVQLVQRLSQLAPPVLKEHGKTKNPFPNVDAASGCVLYSYGLDQFKYYTVIFGISRAIGALPQLVFDRILGLPIERPKSMSMEALKAFIQK
- the BET1 gene encoding protein transport protein bet1 (TransMembrane:1 (i152-173o); COG:U; EggNog:ENOG503P3FI); its protein translation is MNRRTAGAPDRHALLTAHSYPASTSSARLVSPAVSEYSTPLRTASPYENPYGDARATDGAPKEAGGGFVSLFQGTAAQQRSAADLEEQNDSRLDALSERIKMLKDISTGIGNEVRDSTADMNSLNDVFSNASALLGSTFTRMNAMARSQRGWFCNMMLFLILVIWIFVILWWWRR